A genome region from Microbacterium sp. CGR2 includes the following:
- a CDS encoding NAD kinase translates to MNERRILIVAHAGRDETVDAARRVIEALRGAGARPLLTADDHAALTAVDPGFADVDVLVPADELELAIVLGGDGTILRAAELVRESAAPVLGINMGHVGFLAEIDRDDMDDAVRRVIARDYEVEERLALSVRVKDVAGTVVYETFALNEATVEKASRERMIEIVLEIDGRPLSSFGCDGMVISTPTGSTAYNFSAGGPVIWPTVEAIAVIPLSAHALFAKPLVVSPDAAVAIEMLDRTDGSGILWCDGRRSHDLPPGARVVVRRSSRPVRLARLHPTAFTDRLVRKFRLPVEGWRGQGSGSPQ, encoded by the coding sequence ATGAACGAGCGCAGGATCCTGATCGTCGCTCACGCCGGCCGCGACGAGACCGTCGACGCCGCCCGCCGTGTGATCGAGGCTCTGCGGGGTGCGGGGGCGCGACCCCTCCTCACGGCCGACGACCACGCGGCACTCACCGCCGTCGACCCGGGTTTCGCTGATGTCGACGTTCTCGTTCCCGCCGATGAGCTGGAACTCGCGATCGTCCTCGGCGGAGACGGAACGATCCTGCGCGCCGCTGAACTCGTTCGCGAGAGCGCAGCGCCCGTGCTGGGAATCAACATGGGACACGTCGGATTCCTTGCGGAGATCGATCGTGACGACATGGACGATGCCGTGCGGCGAGTGATCGCGCGCGACTACGAGGTCGAGGAGCGACTCGCTCTGTCCGTGCGAGTGAAGGATGTCGCCGGCACCGTCGTCTACGAGACCTTCGCTCTCAACGAAGCCACCGTAGAGAAGGCGAGTCGCGAGCGGATGATCGAGATCGTCCTCGAGATCGATGGCCGTCCGCTGTCGAGTTTCGGCTGCGACGGGATGGTCATCTCCACTCCCACCGGATCGACGGCGTACAACTTCTCCGCGGGCGGGCCGGTCATCTGGCCCACGGTCGAGGCCATCGCCGTGATCCCGCTGTCCGCCCACGCACTCTTCGCCAAACCTCTCGTGGTCAGCCCCGATGCCGCCGTCGCCATCGAGATGCTCGACCGCACCGACGGCTCGGGCATCCTGTGGTGCGACGGACGCCGTTCCCACGATCTTCCGCCCGGAGCCAGGGTCGTCGTCCGTCGGTCGTCGCGGCCGGTGCGACTTGCACGCCTGCATCCCACCGCGTTCACCGATCGCCTGGTGCGCAAGTTCCGGCTGCCGGTCGAAGGATGGCGCGGTCAGGGGTCGGGGAGTCCGCAATGA
- the xerD gene encoding site-specific tyrosine recombinase XerD gives MQLQRALDAYLRHVTVERGLSEHTVAAYRRDLHGYLEWLIADGIADTVEVTPSVIGRFITERSSADPPPASTSIARLQSSVRGWHRFLVREGIEADDPSGRLRPPKAPRRLPKDLTIDQVERLLAAPSPDDPLGVRDRALLELLYATGARVSEAIGLDVDDLAHGDVLRLRGKGSKERIVPIGSYARAAVDAYLTRVRPGLAAQGRASARLFLGARGAPLSRQSAWLIIRAAGERAQITAEISPHTLRHSFATHLLQGGADVRVVQELLGHASVATTQIYTHVSVETLRDIYATSHPRAR, from the coding sequence ATGCAGCTCCAGCGCGCGCTCGACGCGTATCTGCGTCACGTCACCGTCGAGCGCGGGCTGAGTGAGCACACCGTCGCGGCGTATCGGAGAGATCTGCACGGCTACCTGGAGTGGCTGATCGCCGACGGCATCGCCGACACGGTCGAGGTCACTCCGTCGGTGATCGGGAGATTCATCACCGAGCGGTCATCCGCCGACCCGCCTCCGGCATCCACGAGCATCGCCCGGTTGCAGTCGTCTGTGCGGGGCTGGCATCGGTTCCTCGTGCGGGAGGGCATCGAGGCCGATGACCCGAGCGGGAGACTTCGGCCGCCCAAGGCGCCACGGCGTCTCCCGAAGGACCTGACCATCGACCAGGTCGAGCGGCTGCTGGCAGCGCCGTCGCCCGATGACCCGCTCGGGGTTCGGGACCGTGCGCTGCTCGAACTGTTGTATGCCACCGGTGCCCGTGTCTCGGAGGCGATCGGGCTCGATGTCGACGACCTGGCCCACGGCGACGTGCTCCGTCTTCGAGGCAAGGGATCGAAGGAGCGCATCGTGCCCATCGGCTCTTACGCGCGGGCGGCGGTGGATGCGTATCTGACCAGGGTGCGACCCGGTCTTGCGGCCCAGGGGCGCGCGTCGGCACGGTTGTTCCTGGGCGCGCGAGGCGCGCCGCTCTCCCGCCAGAGCGCCTGGCTCATCATCCGAGCAGCCGGCGAACGTGCGCAGATCACGGCGGAGATCTCGCCGCACACGCTGCGGCATTCGTTCGCGACCCACCTCCTGCAGGGCGGCGCCGACGTCCGTGTGGTGCAGGAGCTCCTCGGGCACGCGTCGGTCGCGACGACGCAGATCTACACGCACGTGTCCGTCGAGACGCTGCGCGACATCTACGCGACTTCACATCCGCGCGCCCGCTGA
- a CDS encoding HAD-IIA family hydrolase, translated as MALFSRRRPDARTPLDGVDTVLADLDGVVYAGPGALPHAVESLNHVGESIRLGYITNNASRTDASVAAHLTSLGLQVSASDVVTSPQAAMRLMAQIVPAPATILVIGGEGLVDEVEKAGYTVTRSAEDSPRAVVQGFAPEVAWTDLAEAAFALKVPEDEGGIPWIATNTDWTIPRERGVAPGNGTLVSAVHTAIGRLATVAGKPEAPIFEEALARFRAQKALFIGDRLDTDIMGANRVGIESVLVLTGIDRPKHVLAAPEGSRPTYILGDLRGLHQPYPAVVEKDGVFRVNGAAVRVSGADVEVVAESGEQIDLLRAGAAAIWASGTPVFVLRVPERLYDDPFHRP; from the coding sequence GTGGCACTGTTCTCGCGGCGGCGCCCTGACGCGCGGACGCCCCTCGACGGCGTCGACACGGTGCTGGCCGACCTCGACGGGGTCGTCTACGCGGGTCCCGGGGCCCTGCCGCATGCGGTGGAGAGCCTGAACCACGTCGGCGAGTCGATCCGGCTCGGATACATCACGAACAACGCGTCGCGCACCGACGCTTCGGTCGCCGCGCACCTGACGAGCCTCGGGCTCCAGGTCTCGGCATCCGATGTCGTCACGAGCCCGCAGGCGGCCATGCGCCTGATGGCGCAGATCGTTCCCGCTCCTGCGACGATCCTCGTCATCGGTGGCGAGGGGCTCGTCGACGAAGTCGAGAAGGCCGGCTATACAGTGACTCGCAGCGCCGAGGACTCTCCTCGGGCCGTTGTCCAAGGGTTCGCACCCGAGGTGGCGTGGACCGATCTCGCCGAGGCGGCATTCGCGCTCAAAGTTCCGGAGGACGAAGGCGGGATCCCCTGGATCGCGACCAACACCGATTGGACCATCCCTCGTGAGCGGGGGGTGGCACCGGGGAACGGCACGCTGGTGTCCGCCGTGCACACCGCGATCGGTCGGCTGGCGACCGTCGCCGGGAAGCCCGAAGCGCCGATCTTCGAAGAGGCGCTCGCCCGCTTCCGCGCGCAGAAGGCTCTGTTCATCGGTGACCGTCTCGACACCGACATCATGGGTGCGAATCGGGTGGGGATCGAGTCCGTTCTCGTGCTCACGGGAATCGACCGACCCAAGCATGTTCTGGCAGCGCCGGAGGGATCACGTCCCACCTACATCCTGGGGGACCTGCGGGGGCTGCATCAGCCATATCCCGCCGTTGTCGAGAAAGACGGTGTCTTCCGAGTCAACGGTGCGGCGGTGCGCGTTTCCGGCGCGGATGTCGAGGTCGTCGCCGAGTCGGGTGAGCAGATCGATCTGCTTCGCGCAGGCGCGGCCGCGATCTGGGCTTCGGGCACGCCGGTCTTCGTGCTCCGGGTGCCGGAACGTCTGTACGACGATCCTTTCCACCGGCCCTGA
- a CDS encoding TlyA family RNA methyltransferase has product MTRLDAALAARGLARSRSHAATLIAEGLVSVDGRPVVKASTPVGDDNQLSIAGADHYVGRAAHKLIAGLDGFGIPVEGRLALDMGASTGGFTQVLRERGARRVLAVDVGHGQLAPTIAADPGVVSVEGFNVRHMTQQSLADATGEQTPPDLIVGDLSFISLELVLPAVAGVAAPASDTVLLVKPQFEVGRTAVRGGLVTDPATRADAVARTVWSAWDLGFGMLGILPSPILGTHGNAEYLVHLAPGRGSNPTEWLDSINRLAGGR; this is encoded by the coding sequence ATGACGCGACTCGACGCTGCCCTCGCCGCCCGAGGACTCGCCCGTTCACGCAGTCATGCTGCCACCCTCATCGCCGAAGGGCTCGTGAGCGTCGACGGCCGACCGGTCGTGAAGGCCTCCACTCCGGTCGGCGACGACAACCAGCTCAGCATCGCCGGTGCAGACCACTATGTCGGTCGCGCGGCACACAAGCTGATCGCCGGTCTCGACGGTTTCGGCATCCCCGTCGAGGGTCGGCTCGCGCTTGACATGGGCGCTTCGACCGGCGGTTTCACACAGGTGCTGCGCGAGCGCGGTGCGAGGCGGGTGCTCGCCGTCGATGTCGGGCACGGTCAGCTGGCCCCGACGATCGCCGCCGATCCCGGTGTCGTCTCCGTCGAAGGTTTCAATGTGCGGCACATGACGCAGCAGAGTCTCGCCGACGCGACGGGGGAGCAGACGCCACCCGACCTGATCGTGGGCGATCTTTCGTTCATCTCGCTCGAACTCGTCCTGCCCGCAGTCGCCGGCGTCGCTGCACCTGCATCCGACACCGTCCTGTTGGTGAAGCCGCAGTTCGAGGTCGGCCGCACCGCCGTGCGTGGTGGGCTCGTCACCGACCCGGCGACGCGAGCGGATGCCGTGGCGCGTACCGTCTGGAGCGCGTGGGACCTCGGATTCGGCATGCTCGGCATTCTTCCCTCCCCGATCCTCGGGACGCACGGGAACGCGGAGTATCTCGTGCACCTCGCGCCGGGGCGCGGCAGCAATCCGACAGAATGGTTGGACAGCATCAACCGACTGGCAGGAGGACGATGA
- a CDS encoding NUDIX hydrolase produces MSDVSTDLRDEPFEPEILQSDVAFEGAVWDVRDDRVRYGSGEIRRQYVAHTGAVAILALDDDDRVLLIQQYRHPIRHRDWELPAGLLDVAGEEPLEAARRELAEEADLVADRWEPLVSSWTTPGGNDELIHVFLATGISAAETAHDREDEEADIRVEWVPLAEAVEAVLSGRMRNGILSIGVLAAMQKLRDRR; encoded by the coding sequence ATGAGTGACGTGAGCACGGATCTCCGGGATGAGCCGTTCGAACCGGAGATCCTGCAGAGCGACGTCGCCTTCGAAGGCGCGGTCTGGGATGTCCGCGACGACCGGGTTCGCTACGGCAGCGGCGAGATCCGACGACAGTACGTCGCACACACCGGCGCTGTCGCGATCCTCGCCCTCGACGACGACGACCGCGTCCTGCTGATCCAGCAGTATCGGCATCCGATCCGCCACCGGGACTGGGAACTGCCGGCGGGCCTTCTCGACGTCGCGGGGGAGGAACCGCTCGAAGCCGCTCGCCGTGAGCTCGCGGAGGAGGCCGACCTGGTCGCCGACCGGTGGGAGCCTCTGGTGTCGTCGTGGACGACGCCCGGCGGGAATGACGAGCTGATCCATGTCTTCCTCGCGACCGGAATCAGTGCGGCGGAGACGGCGCACGACCGGGAAGACGAGGAAGCGGATATCCGCGTCGAGTGGGTGCCGCTGGCCGAGGCGGTGGAGGCCGTCCTCTCGGGGCGCATGCGCAACGGCATACTGTCGATCGGAGTGCTGGCCGCAATGCAGAAACTGCGCGATCGGCGCTGA
- the recN gene encoding DNA repair protein RecN has protein sequence MIEEMQMQGLGVIADAVLPLGPGFTAITGETGAGKTMVVTGLGLLLGQRADSGAVRAGAPQASVAGVWNVPQSGDVADIVADAGGELEPAGADRAELYVSRTLSAEGRSRASVGGRAAPAGVLSALAEELVVVHGQSEQLRLRSSAAQRDALDRFGGAPVARALAAYATSFTRWRTLDAEISEISENRDRRAAEAARLREALALIEATAPEAGEDQELSERAERLANSEELRLAASLAHSSLSNEEGEADAASLIAEARRVLERTSDAKLAEVAESLADIGYRIADIRGLLSAYLADLDESGPHELAAVEERRAALGTLIRAHGSLDEALSLWQTGSARLAELEDDGDRIERLIAERDAVRAELDDHAAALTAERTSAAARLGAAVTEELHALAMPDARLEVAVTAGSEAAHGRDDVAILLAPHPGAEPRSVTKGASGGELSRVMLAIEVVIAGTDPVPTFVFDEVDAGIGGAAAIEVGRRLARLAEKSQVIAVTHLAQVAAFASNHLSVVKSNDGAVTASSVRRLEGREREAEMARLLSGLTDSDAALTHARELLSLGAPAD, from the coding sequence ATGATCGAGGAGATGCAGATGCAGGGCCTCGGCGTCATCGCCGATGCCGTGCTGCCACTCGGCCCGGGGTTCACCGCCATCACGGGCGAGACCGGCGCCGGCAAGACCATGGTGGTCACGGGACTCGGCCTGCTGCTCGGGCAGCGTGCCGACTCAGGTGCCGTGCGTGCGGGCGCCCCACAGGCGTCAGTCGCGGGCGTCTGGAACGTTCCGCAGAGCGGTGACGTCGCTGACATCGTCGCGGATGCCGGAGGCGAACTGGAACCCGCCGGAGCAGACCGCGCCGAGCTGTACGTGTCGCGAACGCTGAGCGCGGAAGGGCGCAGCCGCGCCAGCGTCGGCGGACGCGCGGCTCCTGCGGGCGTGCTCTCGGCGCTCGCGGAGGAACTGGTGGTCGTGCACGGGCAGTCGGAGCAGCTGCGGCTGCGGTCTTCGGCCGCCCAGCGTGACGCGCTCGACCGCTTCGGCGGTGCTCCCGTGGCGCGCGCCCTCGCTGCGTACGCGACGTCTTTCACTCGCTGGCGGACGCTCGACGCCGAGATCTCCGAGATCTCTGAGAACCGTGACCGGAGGGCCGCGGAGGCCGCGCGCCTCCGCGAGGCACTTGCGCTCATCGAGGCCACAGCCCCGGAGGCCGGGGAAGACCAGGAACTCAGCGAGCGCGCAGAGCGTCTCGCCAACTCCGAGGAGCTGCGCCTGGCAGCCTCCCTCGCCCACAGCTCACTGTCGAACGAGGAAGGCGAAGCGGATGCCGCGTCGCTGATCGCCGAGGCGCGACGCGTACTGGAGCGCACCTCCGACGCGAAGCTGGCGGAGGTCGCCGAGAGCCTCGCCGACATCGGCTACCGCATCGCTGACATCCGCGGGCTCCTCTCGGCCTATCTCGCCGACCTCGACGAGTCCGGGCCGCATGAACTCGCCGCCGTGGAGGAACGTCGCGCCGCGCTGGGAACGCTCATCCGTGCTCATGGCTCGCTCGACGAAGCGCTCTCGCTGTGGCAGACCGGATCAGCTCGCCTCGCAGAGCTCGAAGACGACGGAGACCGGATCGAGCGGTTGATCGCGGAACGCGATGCCGTGCGGGCGGAACTCGACGACCATGCCGCAGCGCTCACGGCGGAACGCACATCCGCCGCCGCGCGCCTCGGCGCAGCGGTGACCGAAGAGCTGCACGCTCTCGCCATGCCCGACGCCCGACTCGAGGTGGCAGTGACAGCGGGCTCCGAGGCCGCTCACGGGCGCGACGATGTCGCCATCCTGCTCGCCCCTCACCCGGGAGCCGAACCGCGCTCCGTGACCAAGGGGGCTTCCGGCGGTGAGCTTTCTCGCGTGATGCTGGCGATCGAGGTCGTCATCGCCGGTACCGATCCGGTGCCGACGTTCGTGTTCGACGAGGTCGACGCGGGTATCGGGGGCGCCGCGGCGATCGAGGTGGGCAGGCGACTCGCCCGACTGGCCGAGAAGTCGCAGGTCATCGCCGTCACTCATCTCGCTCAGGTGGCCGCTTTCGCGAGCAACCATCTGTCGGTCGTGAAATCCAACGACGGCGCGGTCACGGCGTCCAGCGTGCGCCGACTCGAGGGGCGGGAACGGGAAGCGGAGATGGCTCGCCTGCTCTCGGGACTCACCGATTCGGATGCTGCGCTCACCCACGCCCGAGAACTTCTCAGCCTCGGCGCTCCCGCTGACTGA
- a CDS encoding CTP synthase codes for MNSFSAGPKNDTTKHIFVTGGVVSSLGKGLTAASLGNLLTARGLRVVMQKLDPYLNVDPGTMNPFQHGEVFVTDDGSETDLDIGHYERFLDINLSEAANVTTGQIYSQVIARERRGEYLGDTVQVIPHITDEIKRRMRLQATEEPRPDVIITEVGGTVGDIESQPFLEAARQLRHELGRDSVFFVHVSLVPFMGASGEQKTKPTQHSVAALRQVGIQPDALVLRSDRPVSESNRNKIALMCDVDVEGVINTVDLPSIYDIPSTLNDQGLDSYIVRRLGLDEKAADEVDWSRWSKVLHAVHNPKHEVTIGLVGKYIDLPDAYLSVTEALKAGGFAQETKVNIRWIPSDLCETPEGAQQHLAEVDGICVPGGFGIRGIEGKLGALKFAREQGIPTLGLCLGLQCMVIEYARDVAGIADASSTEFDPDTSEPVIATMAEQIEILDGGDLGGTMRLGLYQAALAEGSLAREVYGASEVSERHRHRYEVNNTYRERLSEAGLVFSGLNPELDLVEYVELPREVHPYYIATQAHPELRSRPTDPHPLFRGLVGAAIERNHASELFDVDASVDE; via the coding sequence ATGAACTCTTTTTCTGCGGGACCCAAGAACGACACGACCAAGCACATCTTTGTGACAGGTGGTGTCGTTTCGTCTTTGGGTAAGGGCCTCACGGCGGCCAGCCTGGGCAACCTGCTCACCGCACGCGGACTGCGGGTCGTGATGCAGAAGCTCGACCCGTACCTCAACGTCGATCCGGGCACGATGAACCCGTTCCAGCACGGTGAGGTCTTCGTCACGGACGACGGTTCGGAGACCGACCTCGACATCGGCCACTACGAGCGCTTCCTCGACATCAACCTCTCCGAGGCGGCCAACGTCACGACCGGCCAGATCTACTCCCAGGTCATCGCGCGCGAGCGGCGCGGCGAATATCTCGGCGACACGGTGCAGGTCATCCCGCACATCACCGACGAGATCAAGCGCCGCATGCGTCTCCAGGCCACCGAGGAGCCGCGCCCCGACGTCATCATCACCGAGGTCGGCGGCACCGTCGGCGACATCGAGTCGCAGCCCTTCCTGGAAGCCGCGCGCCAGCTGCGGCACGAGCTCGGACGCGACAGCGTGTTCTTCGTCCATGTCTCGCTCGTGCCGTTCATGGGTGCGTCCGGCGAGCAGAAGACCAAGCCGACGCAGCACTCCGTCGCCGCCCTCCGCCAGGTCGGCATCCAGCCGGATGCGCTGGTTCTCCGCAGCGACCGCCCCGTCAGCGAGAGCAACCGCAACAAGATCGCTCTGATGTGCGACGTCGACGTCGAGGGCGTCATCAACACCGTCGACCTGCCGAGCATCTACGACATCCCCTCGACGCTCAACGATCAGGGTCTCGACTCCTACATCGTGCGGCGCCTCGGCCTCGACGAGAAGGCAGCGGACGAGGTCGACTGGTCGCGATGGAGCAAGGTGCTGCATGCGGTGCACAATCCCAAGCACGAGGTCACGATCGGCCTGGTCGGCAAGTACATCGATCTCCCTGACGCCTACCTCTCGGTGACCGAAGCACTCAAGGCCGGTGGGTTCGCCCAGGAGACCAAGGTCAACATCCGGTGGATCCCCTCGGATCTGTGCGAGACCCCCGAGGGTGCCCAGCAGCATCTCGCCGAAGTCGACGGAATCTGCGTGCCCGGCGGCTTCGGCATCCGCGGCATCGAAGGCAAGCTCGGAGCGCTGAAGTTCGCGCGTGAGCAGGGCATCCCGACGCTCGGCCTGTGCCTCGGACTCCAGTGCATGGTCATCGAGTACGCGCGCGATGTCGCCGGCATCGCCGACGCCTCGTCGACTGAGTTCGATCCGGACACCTCCGAGCCCGTGATCGCCACCATGGCGGAGCAGATCGAGATCCTCGACGGCGGAGACCTGGGCGGCACCATGCGTCTCGGCCTCTACCAGGCCGCTCTCGCCGAAGGCTCGCTCGCCCGCGAGGTGTACGGCGCCTCGGAGGTCTCGGAGCGTCACCGTCACCGGTACGAAGTCAACAACACCTACCGTGAGCGCCTCTCCGAGGCGGGCCTCGTGTTCTCCGGGCTCAACCCGGAACTCGACCTGGTCGAGTATGTCGAGCTGCCGCGCGAGGTGCACCCGTACTACATCGCCACGCAGGCGCACCCCGAGCTGCGTTCGCGCCCCACCGACCCGCACCCGCTGTTCCGCGGACTCGTCGGTGCGGCGATCGAGCGCAACCACGCGAGTGAGCTGTTCGACGTCGACGCCAGCGTCGATGAGTGA